The following proteins are co-located in the Chaetodon trifascialis isolate fChaTrf1 chromosome 14, fChaTrf1.hap1, whole genome shotgun sequence genome:
- the coch gene encoding cochlin yields the protein MSHLSVLLPLTGLFILVSSTFGSESSVPQPVTCATRGADLMEDRVVVLCPPDCTQWRVSVFGTGIYASVSNICGAAVHRGLLGPAGGPVRVHKLQGQHNYMSSYAHGIQSLALSRWSASFSLTKPVNVPLELTSSTAALVSAAEQPAKKPVKKPSVKKALTGGNKDCQMDIAMVIDSSSNIGQRRFNLQKNFVAKLVAMLRVGQTGPHVGLIQASGSPRTEFSLHNYTQPKDLLFAIKELAHLGGDTNTGKAILHTTETFFTQENGGRRGHPRVMVVLIDGWPSDNLEQAATFARESGINVFLVSVAKPVPEELAMVQDREYAKKAVCKDNGFFSYTIPSWFSTTKHIKPLSQRLCSLDSLLCSKTCYNSVNIGFLIDGSSSVGDGNFQLVLDFLAGIARSFDISDMGSRIGAVQFTYDQRLEFGLLDYSTKDEAINALRSIPYMSGGTATGGAINYATQNLFRQTGPGRNFLIVVTDGQSYDDVRGPAMAAQTQGITMYAVGVAWAPLEDLKAMSSEPKDSHTFFTREFTGLAEFVPSLVRGICRDFSENN from the exons TGCCGCAGCCGGTGACCTGTGCGACCCGTGGAGCCGACCTGATGGAGGACAGGGTGGTGGTGCTGTGTCCCCCAGACTGCACCCAGTGGAGGGTCTCTGTGTTCGGGACGGGGATCTACGCCTCCGTGTCCAAcatctgtggagctgctgtccACAG GGGGCTGCTGGGTCCAGCCGGGGGCCCCGTCAGGGTCCACAAGCTGCAGGGTCAACACAACTACATGAGCTCCTACGCCCACGGCATCCAATCACTGGCCCTGTCCCGCTGGAGCGCCTCCTTCAGCCTCACCA agcCTGTTAATGTCCCGTTGGAGTTgaccagcagcacagcagctctggTGTCTGCAGCCGAACAACCAg cAAAGAAACCAGTGAAGAAGCCGTCGGTAAAGAAGGCTCTGACAGGTGGGAATAAAG acTGTCAGATGGACATCGCCATGGTGatcgacagcagcagcaacatcgGGCAGCGACGGTTCAACCTGCAGAAGAACTTTGTCGCCAAGCTTGTGGCCATGTTGAGAGTCGGACAAACAGGACCACATGTAGGCCTGATCCAAGCCAG tGGCTCTCCCAGGACAGAGTTTTCATTGCACAACTACACTCAGCCTAAAGATCTGCTGTTTGCCATCAAGGAGCTGGCTCACCTGGGAGGAGACACCAACACAG GTAAAGCCATCCTGCACACGACGGAGACGTTCTTCACCCAGGAGAACGGGGGCAGGCGGGGTCACCCCCGGGTGATGGTGGTCCTGATCGACGGCTGGCCGTCCGACAACCTGGAGCAGGCGGCCACGTTTGCCAGAGAGTCCGGCATCAACGTCTTCCTGGTGTCCGTGGCCAAACCGGTGCCCGAGGAGCTCGCCATGGTGCAAGACAGAGAGTACGCCAAGAAG gcGGTGTGCAAAGATAACGGCTTCTTCAGCTACACGATCCCCAGCTGGTTCAGCACCACCAAACACATCAAACCTCTCAGTCAGAGGCTCTGCTCGCTGGACAGCCTGCTGTGCA gtaAGACCTGCTACAACTCGGTGAACATCGGCTTCCTTATCGACGGCTCGTCCAGCGTCGGAGATGGAAACTTCCAGCTGGTCCTGGACTTCCTGGCAGGAATTGCCCGAAGCTTTGACATCTCAGACATGGGATCTCGCATCG GTGCGGTGCAGTTCACCTACGATCAGAGGCTGGAGTTCGGCCTGCTTGACTACTCCACCAAAGACGAAGCCATCAACGCTCTGAGGAGCATCCCCTACATGAGCGGAGGGACGGCCACTGGAGGCGCCATCAACTACGCCACCCAGAACCTGTTCAG GCAAACAGGACCTGGCCGCAACTTCCTGATTGTGGTGACAGACGGCCAATCGTATGATGACGTCAGAGGTCCGGCGATGGCTGCACAGACTCAAG GCATCACCATGTACGCGGTGGGCGTGGCCTGGGCACCCCTGGAGGACCTCAAAGCAATGTCATCAGAGCCGAAGGACAGCCACACCTTCTTCACCAGAGAGTTCACTGGCCTCGCCGAGTTCGTCCCGTCGCTGGTCCGAGGAATCTGCCGTGACTTCTCGGAGAACAACTAA
- the ccdc65 gene encoding dynein regulatory complex subunit 2 → MPKKAKKGGKGGAKTEEERLLYLQQRAQAEEEMAKRREEILTLFLKDKLQKEERNTAVNLLKLNEGWRSILRQTRAAELREDVTVLSQTFERRLDGLDSIVKNLERDLQEAERQSAQVRRVHLQHVERLWTQQHRRLTFVQQQWENGLQHLSSRFSCERKQMAADSQQQRADLEDATFTVEQKHKAAMDELHRLYSESIAAYRSAYDDRKAALSNQETLKEKTLRRQEAEQLCSKDTKELEQLLSTKQRFLQMTNEHMRKVERLQDTITQLRDKLNSTKTENQSVEQDLTAARNQVNRKTHKLRDQLTQAQTAARKQLTDLTVQSNNAAKKLQAVIAKGQRVLRVADMCRKLESEQKDDWLFPPEEHRPETTEPAQVAAEFPELLQVSWSLSAATLQREALRKHRDDLSRENQQLRLLLRRRLDAMTVSDDAFDGHQALLAVRPAPLATTPPDTSRHHTVIEAAHAAKHSL, encoded by the exons atgccaaagaaagcaaagaaaggagggaaaggtGGAGCAaagacggaggaggagagactgttgtacctgcagcagagagcccaggcggaggaggagatggccaagaggagagaggagatccTCACGCTGTTCCTGAAG GACAAGCTGCAGAAGGAGGAGCGGAACACCGCGGTGAACCTGCTGAAGCTGAACGAGGGCTGGAGGTCGATTCTCCGTCAGACTCGAGCCGCTGAGCTGCGTGAAGACGTCACCGTCCTCAGCCAGACGTTCGAGAGACGCCTGGACGGCCTGGACAGCATCGTCAAG AACCTGGAGCGCGACCTGCAGGAGGCGGAGCGTCAGTCGGCTCAGGTGCGCCGCGTTCACCTGCAGCACGTGGAGCGTCTGTGGACGCAGCAGCACAGACGGCTGACgtttgtgcagcagcagtgggagaACGGCCTGCAGCACCTGAGCTCCAGGTTCAGCTGTGAGAG GAAGCAGATGGCGGCAGACTCTCAGCAGCAGCGAGCTGACCTGGAGGACGCCACGTTCACCgtggagcagaaacacaaagccGCCATGGATGAACTTCACAGACTGTACAGTGAAAGCATCGCGGCGTACAGGAGCGCCTACGACGACAGG AAGGCTGCTCTGAGCAACCAGGAGACGCTGAAGGAGAAGACCCTGAGGAGGCAGGAGGCcgagcagctgtgcagcaaagACACgaaggagctggagcagctgctgtccaCCAAGCAACGCTTCCTTCAAATGACCAACGAGCACATGAGGAAGGTGGAGCGGCTGCAG GACACCATCACTCAGCTGAGGGACAAGCTGAACTCCACCAAGACTGAAAACCAGTCGGTGGAACAGGATCTGACAGCCGCCAGAAACCAGGTGAACCGGAAGACTCACAAGCTTCGGGACCAACTGACTCAGGCTCAGACGGCGGCGAGGAAGCAGCTCACCGACCTCACTGTCCAGAGCAACAACGCCGCCAAGAAGCTGCAGGCCGTTATCGCCAAG GGTCAGAGGGTTTTACGTGTCGCTGACATGTGTCGCAAGCTGGAGAGCGAGCAGAAGGACGACTGGTTGTTCCCTCCAGAGGAACACAGACCAGAGACAACTGAACCGGCTCAG GTCGCCGCAGAGTtcccagagctgctgcaggtctcCTGGTCGCTCAGCGCCGCCACGCTGCAGCGAGAAGCTCTGAGGAAACACCGAGACGACCTGAGCCGAGAGAACCAGCAGCTGAGGCTCCTGCTGCGGCGCCGCCTGGACGCCATGACGGTCAGCGACGACGCCTTCGACGGACACCAGGCTCTGCTCGCCGTGCGCCCGGCCCCGCTCGCCACAACCCCGCCGGACACCAGCAGACACCACACCGTCATCGAAGCTGCTCACGCCGCCAAACACTCACTGTAG